The genome window TGTCCGCAGTGCGGCGCTCCCGTCAAGTTCACGTCCACCGCCTCGGTCATGGCGGTTTGCGGCGCTTGCCGCAGCACCTTGTTGAAGGATGCCGAATCGGTCAAGCGCATAGGCGAGATGGCCGATGTGCTGGAAGACTATTCGCCCCTGTGCCTGGGGGCGATCGGCAAATTCGACAACAAGCGCTTTGATGTGATTGGCCGTATTCAGCTGCGCTTTGAAGAAGGCTTCTGGAACGAGTGGTATGTGTGGTTTGAGGATGGCGCCGACGGTTGGTTGTCGGACGCATCGGGCCAGTATGCCGTCACCCGGCGCCGCAAGGTCAAGTCCACGCAAGGCATGCCCGCGTTTACGGACATTGCGCCAGGCGACGAACTCAAACTGGACGGCCAGCGCTATATCGCGGCCGATGTGCGGACCAGCCGGGCGGGCGGCGCGCAGGGCGAATTGCCGTTTGTGCCAGGCGACGGGTGGGAGGCCAAGACCGCCGACTACCGCAGCCTGGATGCTTTCCTGACGCTGGATTTTTCCGACGCTCCCGAACCCGAGCTGTATATCGGCAAGGCGTTCGACCTGTCTCAGATGCAGGCCGGGTCGCTGCGCACCAACGAGCAGGTCGAAGAAACCGCAGGACGTTTCCGCGGCCAGATCAAGGCGTTGGATTGCCCAAATTGCGGCGGCCCCATCAGTTTTGTGGCGGCGCTGGCCACCAATGTGGTGTGTCCGTCCTGCTCGGCGGCCGTGGATTGCTCGGGGCCGACTGCGGAGGTCATCGAAAAGGCGCGCAAGGTCAAAGCGATCAAGACCACGTTGGCGCTGGGCGCCGTGGCCAAGATCGACGGCGCAAGCTTCACGCTGATCGGCCTGATGAAATGCGCCGACCCGGACCCCGAAGAACCGTCCGACTGGATTGAATACCTGCTCTTCAATCCGGCCAAGGGCTTTATCTGGCTGGTGGAAACGGACGAGGGCTGGGAACGCGTGCAGGTCTGCGACACCTGGCCCAGCTATAACAATGCGACCAGCGTGCGCTGGCGTTCCAAGCTGTACCAAAAACTGTACGACTACACGTCGCGCGTCGAAATGCCTCTGGGCGCCTTCAATTGGCGCGTCAAGGCAGGCGACACCACGAAAATCACGGATTACAAGGCGGGAACGCTTAAGTTGACCCGCGAACTGGGCCAGGCCGAATTGGGCT of Achromobacter seleniivolatilans contains these proteins:
- a CDS encoding DUF4178 domain-containing protein, which encodes MQQVLCPQCGAPVKFTSTASVMAVCGACRSTLLKDAESVKRIGEMADVLEDYSPLCLGAIGKFDNKRFDVIGRIQLRFEEGFWNEWYVWFEDGADGWLSDASGQYAVTRRRKVKSTQGMPAFTDIAPGDELKLDGQRYIAADVRTSRAGGAQGELPFVPGDGWEAKTADYRSLDAFLTLDFSDAPEPELYIGKAFDLSQMQAGSLRTNEQVEETAGRFRGQIKALDCPNCGGPISFVAALATNVVCPSCSAAVDCSGPTAEVIEKARKVKAIKTTLALGAVAKIDGASFTLIGLMKCADPDPEEPSDWIEYLLFNPAKGFIWLVETDEGWERVQVCDTWPSYNNATSVRWRSKLYQKLYDYTSRVEMPLGAFNWRVKAGDTTKITDYKAGTLKLTRELGQAELGWSASAPVAPAQLAEWFGDAQLAKQKSLPLAGKSGGYGKWAWTAMIAMGFLNLSNIFNGRFIPVLIGMAFLWIPAKLADKLSGKDE